The Beijerinckiaceae bacterium RH AL1 genome has a segment encoding these proteins:
- a CDS encoding hypothetical protein (ID:RHAL1_00537;~conserved protein of unknown function;~source:Prodigal:2.6), which produces MPPRSAPGLETRRAALAAGWGAERAAVLLLRLKGYRILARRFSVRGGEIDIIAQRGGTVAFVEVKLRASLDDALLAISAEKRRRISRAARAFVSRQRATHLTYRADAIFVAPWRWPTHVPAAFELDLG; this is translated from the coding sequence ATGCCGCCGCGAAGCGCACCAGGGCTCGAAACGCGCCGGGCCGCCCTCGCGGCCGGCTGGGGGGCGGAGCGCGCGGCGGTGCTGCTGCTGCGCCTGAAAGGCTATCGCATCCTGGCGCGGCGCTTTTCCGTGCGCGGCGGCGAGATCGACATCATCGCGCAACGCGGCGGCACGGTCGCCTTCGTCGAGGTAAAGCTCCGCGCCTCGCTCGACGACGCGCTCCTCGCGATTTCGGCCGAGAAGCGGCGGCGCATCTCCCGCGCCGCCCGCGCCTTCGTCTCGCGCCAGCGCGCGACACACCTGACCTACAGAGCCGATGCGATCTTCGTCGCGCCCTGGCGCTGGCCGACGCACGTGCCGGCCGCCTTCGAGCTCGATCTCGGCTGA
- a CDS encoding protein of unknown function (ID:RHAL1_00538;~source:Prodigal:2.6): MLRRPGRVKIAKAQTQPASQSCNPPLPAGLVLKKGAFMPTDLPPDYKPQPAPGPASPDPTPGAPLPPKGPDSPSSPSGTPPAGPDVGPLTPDGAPAPAAPGGLPTF, translated from the coding sequence ATGCTGCGGCGCCCAGGCCGCGTCAAGATTGCCAAGGCGCAAACTCAGCCGGCGAGCCAATCCTGCAACCCACCCCTGCCGGCGGGACTTGTGCTCAAGAAAGGAGCGTTCATGCCGACCGACCTTCCCCCGGACTACAAGCCCCAGCCGGCGCCCGGCCCCGCCTCGCCGGACCCCACGCCCGGTGCGCCGCTCCCGCCGAAGGGCCCCGACTCGCCAAGCTCTCCCAGCGGCACCCCGCCGGCGGGCCCCGACGTCGGGCCGTTGACGCCCGACGGTGCCCCTGCCCCCGCGGCGCCCGGCGGCCTGCCGACGTTCTGA
- a CDS encoding hypothetical protein (ID:RHAL1_00539;~conserved exported protein of unknown function;~source:Prodigal:2.6) has product MTRSSSIFGAALALLLASGVGAQARPQMPAEERDAPYSGIVPPCTDPGSLSEIQSNFREREATYWHSGLAIAQFEDVREIGFRSNGLDYIPRRYCQAHILMSDQKVRVVDYSIVENGGSIGYTDGVEWCVVGLDRLNGFSPACKMARP; this is encoded by the coding sequence ATGACGAGATCATCTTCCATCTTCGGCGCGGCGCTGGCGCTGCTGCTCGCGTCGGGCGTCGGCGCGCAGGCGCGCCCGCAGATGCCGGCGGAGGAGCGCGACGCGCCGTACTCGGGCATCGTGCCGCCCTGCACCGACCCGGGCTCGCTCTCCGAGATCCAGTCGAACTTCCGTGAGCGCGAGGCCACCTACTGGCATTCGGGCCTCGCCATCGCGCAGTTCGAGGACGTGCGCGAGATCGGCTTCCGCTCCAACGGCCTCGACTACATCCCGCGCCGCTACTGCCAGGCGCACATCCTGATGAGCGACCAGAAGGTCCGCGTCGTCGACTATTCGATCGTCGAGAACGGCGGCAGCATCGGCTACACCGACGGCGTCGAATGGTGCGTGGTCGGGCTCGATCGGCTGAACGGCTTCTCGCCAGCCTGCAAGATGGCGCGCCCCTGA
- a CDS encoding Ribonuclease T2 (ID:RHAL1_00540;~source:Prodigal:2.6) — MRTGWAPALAAAVLSLLAVPRPASALCILDNCADQRPPVGGDTGFRRSDFSRRDSFRRNGSGPRGASRPGQFDFYVLSLSWSPGFCATGGDEKGRDQCRTGADIGFTVHGLWPQYDHGYPSDCDGPRTPPRAALAETDGVYPDEGLARYEWRKHGTCSGLSPTDYFAAAKQARDMIVIPPAFKDPHQDQSLAPADVVRAFTDANPRLRPGMLAAVCQRGTLDEVRFCLTKDLKGFYYCPEVVREGCRSGSMDVPPVR; from the coding sequence ATGCGGACCGGCTGGGCGCCCGCACTCGCGGCCGCCGTCCTGAGTCTCCTGGCCGTGCCGCGGCCTGCGTCCGCGCTCTGCATCCTCGACAATTGCGCCGACCAGCGGCCGCCGGTCGGGGGCGACACGGGCTTCCGGCGCAGCGACTTCTCGCGGCGCGACTCGTTTCGCCGCAACGGCTCGGGGCCGCGCGGCGCCAGCCGTCCGGGCCAGTTCGATTTCTACGTCCTCTCGCTGTCCTGGTCGCCGGGCTTCTGCGCCACCGGCGGCGACGAGAAGGGCCGCGACCAGTGCCGCACCGGGGCGGACATCGGCTTCACCGTGCACGGCCTGTGGCCGCAGTACGATCACGGCTACCCGTCGGACTGCGACGGCCCGCGCACGCCGCCGCGCGCCGCGCTCGCCGAGACCGACGGCGTCTACCCCGACGAGGGGCTCGCCCGCTACGAATGGCGCAAGCACGGCACCTGCTCGGGCCTGAGCCCGACGGATTATTTCGCCGCCGCCAAGCAGGCGCGCGACATGATCGTGATCCCGCCGGCGTTCAAGGATCCGCATCAGGACCAGTCGCTGGCCCCGGCCGACGTCGTCCGCGCGTTCACCGACGCCAACCCGCGGCTGCGCCCCGGCATGCTCGCCGCGGTCTGCCAGCGCGGCACGCTCGACGAGGTCCGCTTCTGCCTGACCAAGGACCTGAAGGGCTTCTACTATTGCCCCGAGGTCGTCCGCGAGGGCTGCCGCAGCGGCTCCATGGACGTCCCGCCGGTCCGCTGA
- a CDS encoding Transcriptional regulator, TetR family (ID:RHAL1_00541;~source:Prodigal:2.6) produces the protein MTSPQTDSPEQTARPRGPSPDKTARTRRAIAVAALDTFLERGFSATRMIDVAQRAGVAKGTLYLYFTDKEALFEGVLTEVIAAPIASVRETEPAPGESVHDFLRRVVVPLMRDFENSRRADVARLVIAEGAHFPALAATYRRLALDPVHLMIRRLGQIAVERGEISSDALVRFPLLMLAPGLAATAWNGLFGIREPVDTGAVFAAWVDLVFRG, from the coding sequence ATGACCAGCCCGCAGACCGACAGCCCGGAGCAGACCGCCCGCCCGCGCGGGCCGAGCCCGGACAAGACGGCGCGCACCCGCCGCGCGATCGCGGTCGCGGCGCTCGACACCTTCCTCGAGCGCGGCTTCTCGGCCACCCGGATGATCGATGTTGCGCAGCGCGCCGGCGTCGCCAAGGGCACGCTCTACCTCTACTTCACCGACAAGGAGGCGCTGTTCGAGGGCGTGCTCACCGAGGTGATCGCCGCGCCGATCGCCAGCGTGCGCGAGACCGAACCGGCGCCGGGCGAGAGCGTGCACGATTTCCTGCGGCGCGTCGTGGTGCCGCTGATGCGCGACTTCGAGAACTCGCGCCGCGCCGATGTCGCCCGCCTCGTCATCGCCGAGGGCGCCCACTTTCCCGCGCTCGCCGCGACCTACCGGCGGCTGGCGCTCGACCCCGTGCACCTGATGATCCGCCGCCTCGGGCAGATCGCCGTCGAGCGCGGCGAGATCTCGTCCGACGCGCTCGTGCGCTTCCCGCTGCTGATGCTGGCGCCGGGCCTCGCCGCGACGGCGTGGAACGGCCTCTTCGGCATCCGCGAGCCGGTCGACACCGGTGCCGTCTTCGCCGCCTGGGTCGATCTGGTCTTCAGGGGCTAG
- a CDS encoding hypothetical protein (ID:RHAL1_00542;~conserved protein of unknown function;~source:Prodigal:2.6): MSLSQIEADTARVENPVDMIERLAALNEWSFDRDEEDEISISVTGGWADYTIAFTWLQDMEALHVACAFDLKVPAPRKNDANDLVALINEQMWIGHFDIWPSDGVIMFRHALLLAGGAELNARQCESVLTSAVMACERYYQAFQFVVWAGKNGREALDTAMIETRGEA; the protein is encoded by the coding sequence ATGTCCCTGTCGCAGATCGAAGCCGACACCGCCCGCGTCGAGAACCCGGTCGACATGATCGAGCGTCTCGCCGCCCTCAACGAGTGGTCCTTCGACCGCGACGAGGAGGACGAGATCTCGATCTCGGTCACCGGCGGCTGGGCCGACTACACGATCGCCTTCACCTGGCTGCAGGACATGGAGGCGCTCCATGTCGCCTGTGCCTTCGACCTCAAGGTGCCGGCGCCGCGCAAGAACGACGCCAACGACCTCGTCGCGCTCATCAACGAGCAGATGTGGATCGGCCACTTCGACATCTGGCCGTCGGATGGCGTCATCATGTTCCGCCACGCGCTGCTGCTGGCCGGCGGGGCCGAGCTCAACGCGCGCCAGTGCGAGAGCGTGCTGACCTCGGCCGTGATGGCCTGCGAGCGCTACTACCAGGCCTTCCAGTTCGTGGTCTGGGCCGGCAAGAATGGCCGCGAGGCGCTCGACACAGCGATGATCGAGACGCGCGGCGAGGCATGA
- the proC gene encoding Pyrroline-5-carboxylate reductase (ID:RHAL1_00543;~source:Prodigal:2.6): MSPRWPASLVLVGAGKMGGAMLRGWLDGGLAAQAVAVVDPHLSDDMRGFCETRGIALDAPPSPPEVLVLAMKPQTFAQAPGAFASLAGPGTLVVSILAGKTLANLRAGLPHAGAIVRAMPNLPASVGRGATGVAGEPGLSPERHALAQVLLEANGLVEWCDEALIDAVTGVSGSGPAYVFLLAECLAEAGVAAGLPPDVAARLARATVEGAGELMARQPDMTPTQLREAVTSPGGTTAAALEVLRGPGGMKPLLEKAVAAAKTRAGELAG; encoded by the coding sequence ATGAGCCCGCGCTGGCCCGCCTCGCTGGTCCTCGTCGGGGCCGGCAAGATGGGGGGCGCCATGCTGCGCGGCTGGCTCGACGGCGGCCTGGCGGCGCAAGCCGTGGCCGTGGTCGATCCGCACCTGTCGGACGACATGCGCGGCTTCTGCGAGACCCGCGGCATCGCGCTCGACGCACCGCCGTCGCCGCCCGAGGTCCTCGTCCTCGCCATGAAGCCGCAGACCTTCGCGCAGGCGCCCGGCGCCTTCGCGAGCCTGGCCGGGCCGGGCACGCTCGTCGTCTCGATCCTCGCCGGCAAGACGCTGGCGAACCTGCGCGCCGGCCTGCCGCACGCCGGCGCCATCGTCCGCGCCATGCCGAACCTGCCGGCCTCGGTCGGGCGCGGCGCCACGGGTGTTGCCGGCGAGCCGGGTCTTTCGCCAGAGCGGCACGCACTGGCGCAGGTGCTCCTCGAAGCCAACGGCCTCGTCGAATGGTGCGACGAAGCGCTGATCGACGCGGTCACCGGCGTCTCGGGCTCGGGGCCGGCCTACGTCTTCCTGCTCGCCGAATGTCTCGCCGAGGCCGGCGTCGCCGCCGGCCTGCCGCCGGATGTCGCGGCGCGGCTCGCCCGCGCCACCGTCGAGGGCGCCGGCGAGCTGATGGCGCGCCAGCCCGACATGACGCCTACGCAGCTGCGCGAGGCGGTCACCTCGCCCGGCGGCACGACGGCCGCCGCGCTCGAGGTGTTGCGAGGACCTGGCGGGATGAAGCCGCTGCTCGAGAAGGCCGTCGCGGCGGCGAAGACGCGCGCCGGCGAGCTTGCGGGCTAA
- a CDS encoding Electron transfer flavoprotein-ubiquinone oxidoreductase (source:Prodigal:2.6;~ID:RHAL1_00544), translating into MSANAAELEPRESMDFDVVIVGGGPAGLSAAIRLKQLDPDLNVVVVEKGSEVGAHILSGLVMDPAALDALLPDWREDDARPLKTQVKEDRFYYLTASNGLRLPNFLMPKLMGNHGNFIGSLSDVAKYLATRAEALGVEIYPGFAASEILYDETGAIAGIATGDMGIGKDGQPTGNFTRGMELKGKYTLLAEGARGSLSKQIIHKFKLHEDGEPQKYGIGLKELWQVKPEQHHPGLVQHSFGWPLDSSTGGGSFLYHYGDNRVVVGFVVHLNYSNPTLSPFDEFQRFKTHPMIAPTFVGAERLAYGARAITEGGWQSVPRLAVPGGALIGCAAGFVNVPRIKGSHNAIRSGMQAAEAAVEALKAGRERDVLETYATGWRASPIGRDLEPVRNVKPLWSRFGTVGGVMLGGLDMWTNALAGFSFFGTLKHGKADYQTLQPLSAVTPLTYPKPDGKLTFDKPSSVYLSSTTHEENQPPHLRLADPSVPIRENLPKYGEPARLYCPAGVYEVVYADEAAKTDPRFVINAQNCVHCKTCDIKDPAQNITWVPPEGSGGPNYSGM; encoded by the coding sequence ATGAGCGCAAACGCGGCCGAGCTCGAGCCCCGCGAGAGCATGGACTTCGACGTGGTGATCGTCGGCGGCGGCCCCGCGGGCCTCTCCGCGGCGATACGCCTGAAGCAGCTCGATCCCGATCTCAACGTCGTCGTGGTCGAGAAAGGCTCCGAGGTCGGCGCGCACATCCTCTCCGGCCTGGTGATGGACCCGGCCGCGCTCGATGCGCTGCTGCCGGACTGGCGCGAGGACGACGCGCGGCCGCTCAAGACGCAGGTGAAGGAAGACCGCTTCTACTATCTCACGGCGAGCAACGGCCTCCGCCTGCCGAACTTTCTCATGCCCAAGCTGATGGGCAACCACGGCAACTTCATCGGCTCGCTGTCCGACGTCGCCAAGTACCTCGCGACGCGCGCCGAGGCGCTCGGCGTCGAGATCTATCCGGGCTTCGCGGCGAGCGAGATCCTCTACGACGAGACGGGCGCCATCGCCGGCATCGCGACGGGCGACATGGGCATCGGCAAGGACGGCCAGCCCACCGGCAACTTTACGCGCGGCATGGAGCTCAAGGGCAAGTACACGCTGCTCGCCGAAGGCGCGCGCGGCTCGCTCTCCAAGCAGATCATCCACAAGTTCAAGCTGCACGAGGACGGCGAGCCGCAGAAGTACGGCATCGGCCTCAAGGAGCTCTGGCAGGTGAAGCCGGAGCAGCACCACCCCGGGCTCGTGCAGCACTCCTTCGGCTGGCCGCTCGACTCGTCGACCGGCGGCGGCTCGTTCCTCTACCACTACGGCGACAACCGCGTCGTGGTCGGCTTCGTCGTGCATCTCAATTACTCGAACCCGACGCTGTCGCCGTTCGACGAGTTCCAGCGCTTCAAGACGCATCCGATGATCGCGCCGACCTTCGTCGGCGCCGAGCGCCTTGCCTACGGCGCGCGGGCGATCACCGAAGGCGGCTGGCAGTCGGTGCCGCGGCTCGCGGTGCCAGGCGGCGCGCTGATCGGCTGCGCGGCGGGCTTCGTCAACGTGCCGCGCATCAAGGGCTCGCACAACGCGATCCGCTCCGGCATGCAGGCCGCGGAGGCGGCGGTCGAAGCGCTGAAGGCCGGGCGCGAGCGCGACGTGCTCGAGACCTACGCCACCGGCTGGCGCGCGTCGCCGATCGGCCGCGACCTCGAGCCGGTGCGCAACGTGAAGCCGCTGTGGTCGCGCTTCGGCACGGTCGGCGGCGTCATGCTCGGCGGCCTCGACATGTGGACAAACGCGCTCGCCGGCTTTTCCTTCTTCGGCACGCTGAAGCACGGAAAGGCGGACTACCAAACCTTGCAGCCGCTTTCGGCGGTCACCCCGCTGACCTACCCGAAGCCGGACGGCAAGCTGACCTTCGACAAGCCGTCGTCCGTCTACCTCTCGAGCACGACGCACGAGGAAAACCAGCCGCCGCACCTGCGGCTCGCCGATCCCTCCGTGCCGATCAGGGAGAACCTGCCGAAGTACGGCGAGCCGGCGCGGCTCTACTGCCCGGCCGGCGTCTACGAGGTGGTCTATGCCGACGAGGCGGCGAAGACCGACCCGCGCTTCGTCATCAACGCGCAGAACTGCGTCCACTGCAAGACGTGCGACATCAAGGACCCGGCGCAGAACATCACCTGGGTGCCGCCGGAGGGTAGTGGGGGCCCGAACTATTCCGGCATGTAG
- a CDS encoding Phage SPO1 DNA polymerase-related protein (ID:RHAL1_00545;~source:Prodigal:2.6), whose product MSETPETLRALEGLARWYVAMGADAAIDETPHDRFSAPPPPPPAAAPVRVAPTQAASPASVPAVRRDGPPVAAETLVREAEASAAAAANLDDLAARLAALSGNGLPANLGRMVLAGGTPGARVMLMAGAPEEDDIRQGAVFAGERGVLLDAMLRAIKLDRGSVYIANLMPWRPPGARAPTSLELALCLPFARRHVALAAPDILVCLGERSAQPLLGKADPLTRLRGRWLSYEGEGRTVRALATFAPDYLLRQPLQKRRAWADLQMLASALAE is encoded by the coding sequence ATGAGCGAGACGCCGGAGACGCTGCGCGCGCTGGAAGGATTGGCGCGCTGGTATGTCGCGATGGGTGCCGATGCGGCCATCGACGAGACGCCGCACGATCGCTTCTCGGCACCGCCGCCGCCCCCGCCGGCTGCGGCCCCGGTGCGCGTGGCGCCGACGCAGGCCGCGTCGCCGGCGAGCGTGCCGGCCGTGCGGCGCGACGGGCCGCCCGTCGCGGCCGAGACGCTGGTGCGCGAGGCCGAGGCCTCCGCAGCGGCCGCCGCAAATCTCGACGATCTTGCTGCGCGGCTCGCCGCGCTCTCCGGCAACGGCCTGCCGGCCAACCTCGGGCGCATGGTGCTGGCCGGCGGCACGCCCGGCGCGCGCGTGATGCTAATGGCCGGCGCGCCGGAGGAGGACGACATCCGCCAGGGCGCCGTCTTCGCGGGCGAGCGCGGCGTCCTGCTCGATGCGATGCTGCGCGCCATCAAGCTCGATCGCGGCAGCGTCTACATCGCCAACCTCATGCCGTGGCGGCCGCCGGGCGCGCGGGCGCCGACGTCGCTCGAGCTGGCGCTGTGCCTGCCGTTCGCCCGCCGGCACGTCGCGCTGGCGGCGCCGGACATCCTCGTCTGCCTCGGTGAGCGTTCCGCGCAGCCGCTGCTCGGCAAAGCCGATCCGCTGACCCGGCTACGCGGGCGCTGGCTGAGCTACGAGGGGGAGGGTCGCACCGTGCGCGCGCTCGCGACCTTCGCGCCGGACTATCTCCTGCGCCAGCCGCTGCAGAAACGGCGCGCCTGGGCCGACCTGCAGATGCTCGCGTCCGCCCTGGCGGAGTGA
- a CDS encoding hypothetical protein (ID:RHAL1_00546;~source:Prodigal:2.6) yields the protein MNWRLPTKDEAPMPARRTREDALAWARQIVAKGVRVVRLRSINARRRDRHAVLPPPKIEIG from the coding sequence ATGAACTGGCGGTTACCGACGAAGGACGAGGCACCTATGCCCGCGCGGCGCACGCGCGAGGACGCGCTCGCATGGGCGCGTCAGATCGTCGCCAAAGGCGTACGCGTCGTTCGGCTGCGCAGCATAAACGCACGCCGGCGCGATCGTCACGCCGTGCTGCCGCCGCCGAAGATCGAGATCGGCTGA
- a CDS encoding Pimeloyl-CoA dehydrogenase small subunit (ID:RHAL1_00547;~source:Prodigal:2.6) → MDFSFTDEQRQLRETLARFLSQRYGFEARQKVLRSESGWRPEIWKALAEELGILGVALPEEVGGFGGGPVDNMIVMEELGRALVVEPYLETVVIGAGLLRRAGGEAATALIEQIIGGEALLAFAWSEPGTRTDAADVSTTARKDGEGWRLSGRKAVVTGAPWATHLLVTARTAGGQRDKDGISLFLVDPKASGVAMREYKTVDGRRAAEIAFDDVTVGAEALLGKEGRALPDIEAVLDEARAALCAEALGVMSELQRQTVDYVGQRKQFGVPIGKFQVLQHRLVDMFMAQEQSVSMTYMATLKLAEPEAARMKAVSAAKAFVAKSCRFVGQNAVQTHGGIGLTNELALSHYFKRASMIEGELGSYDWHLARYQALA, encoded by the coding sequence ATGGACTTCTCCTTCACCGACGAGCAGCGTCAGCTCCGCGAGACGCTCGCGCGCTTCCTCAGCCAGCGCTACGGCTTCGAGGCGCGCCAGAAGGTGCTGCGCTCGGAGTCGGGCTGGCGCCCCGAGATCTGGAAGGCGCTGGCGGAGGAGCTGGGCATCCTCGGCGTCGCGTTGCCGGAAGAGGTCGGCGGCTTCGGCGGCGGCCCCGTCGACAACATGATCGTCATGGAGGAGCTCGGCCGCGCGCTCGTCGTCGAGCCTTACCTCGAGACGGTGGTGATCGGCGCCGGCCTCCTGCGCCGCGCCGGCGGCGAGGCGGCGACCGCCCTCATCGAGCAGATCATCGGCGGCGAGGCGCTGCTCGCCTTCGCCTGGAGCGAGCCGGGCACCCGCACCGACGCCGCCGACGTGTCGACGACGGCGCGCAAGGATGGCGAAGGCTGGCGGCTCTCCGGCCGCAAGGCCGTCGTCACCGGCGCGCCGTGGGCGACGCATCTCCTCGTCACCGCGCGCACCGCGGGCGGCCAGCGCGACAAGGACGGCATCTCGCTGTTCCTCGTCGATCCGAAGGCGAGCGGCGTCGCGATGCGCGAGTACAAGACCGTCGACGGCCGTCGCGCCGCCGAGATCGCCTTCGACGACGTCACCGTCGGCGCCGAGGCGCTGCTCGGCAAGGAGGGGCGCGCGCTCCCCGACATCGAGGCCGTCCTGGACGAGGCGCGCGCGGCGCTCTGCGCCGAGGCGCTCGGCGTGATGAGCGAGCTGCAGCGCCAGACCGTCGACTACGTCGGCCAGCGCAAGCAGTTCGGCGTGCCGATCGGCAAGTTCCAGGTGCTGCAGCACCGGCTCGTCGACATGTTCATGGCCCAGGAGCAGTCGGTCTCGATGACCTACATGGCGACGCTGAAGCTCGCTGAGCCCGAGGCCGCGCGCATGAAGGCCGTCTCCGCCGCCAAGGCCTTCGTCGCGAAGTCCTGCCGCTTCGTCGGCCAGAACGCGGTGCAGACGCACGGCGGCATCGGGCTCACCAACGAGCTGGCGCTAAGCCACTACTTCAAGCGCGCCTCGATGATCGAGGGCGAGCTCGGCAGCTACGACTGGCACCTGGCGCGCTACCAGGCCCTGGCCTGA
- a CDS encoding putative acyl-CoA dehydrogenase (ID:RHAL1_00548;~source:Prodigal:2.6) — protein sequence MNLDFSPEEVAFRDEIRTFIADNYPPELRAKQESGRELDREDFLSWHRILGARGWSGPAWPKEYGGPGWSPGQRFIFAEELAAAGTVPILPFGIAMVAPVIMKFGTPEQKAKFLPPILKGETWWCQGYSEPGSGSDLASLSTKAVRDGDHYIVNGQKTWTTLAQFADWGFFLVRTDPTAKKQEGISFLLIDMKSPGVTVRPIITLDGAHEVNEVWLEDVRVPVENRVYNENEGWTCAKFLLAHERTGIAGVARSKRGLEKLRAIAADELQDGRPLAEDPFFARRVAELEIDLMALEFTELRSLSREGAGKGPGPESSLLKIKGTEVQQRATELVLEAAGQYGAPHLDPDETPGDNALPVGPKHARGVADTYFNMRKASIYGGSNEIQRNIIAKAVLGL from the coding sequence ATGAACCTCGACTTCTCGCCGGAAGAGGTCGCGTTCCGCGACGAGATCCGCACCTTCATCGCCGACAACTATCCGCCCGAGCTGCGCGCCAAGCAGGAGAGCGGGCGCGAGCTCGACCGCGAGGACTTCCTCTCCTGGCATCGCATCCTCGGCGCGCGCGGCTGGTCCGGGCCGGCCTGGCCGAAGGAATACGGCGGCCCCGGCTGGTCGCCGGGCCAGCGCTTCATCTTCGCCGAGGAGCTGGCCGCGGCCGGCACGGTGCCGATCCTGCCGTTCGGCATCGCCATGGTCGCGCCGGTGATCATGAAGTTCGGCACGCCCGAGCAGAAGGCCAAGTTCCTGCCGCCGATCCTGAAGGGCGAGACCTGGTGGTGCCAGGGCTATTCGGAGCCGGGCTCCGGCTCCGACCTTGCGTCCTTGTCGACGAAGGCCGTGCGCGACGGCGACCATTACATCGTCAACGGCCAGAAGACCTGGACGACGCTGGCGCAGTTCGCCGACTGGGGCTTCTTCCTGGTGCGCACGGACCCGACCGCGAAGAAGCAGGAGGGCATCTCCTTCCTGCTCATCGACATGAAGAGCCCCGGCGTCACGGTGCGCCCGATCATCACGCTCGACGGCGCGCACGAGGTCAACGAGGTCTGGCTCGAGGACGTTCGCGTCCCCGTCGAGAACCGCGTCTACAACGAGAACGAGGGCTGGACCTGCGCCAAGTTCCTGCTCGCGCACGAGCGCACCGGCATCGCCGGCGTGGCGCGCTCCAAGCGCGGGCTCGAGAAGCTGCGCGCCATCGCGGCCGATGAGCTGCAGGACGGCCGCCCGCTCGCCGAGGACCCGTTCTTCGCGCGTCGCGTCGCCGAGCTCGAGATCGACCTGATGGCGCTCGAGTTCACCGAGCTGCGCTCGCTGTCGCGCGAGGGCGCCGGCAAGGGGCCGGGGCCGGAATCCTCGCTGCTCAAGATCAAGGGCACCGAGGTGCAGCAGCGGGCGACCGAGCTGGTGCTCGAGGCCGCCGGCCAGTACGGCGCGCCGCATCTCGATCCCGACGAGACGCCCGGCGACAACGCGCTGCCGGTCGGGCCGAAGCACGCGCGCGGCGTCGCGGACACCTACTTCAACATGCGCAAGGCCTCGATCTACGGCGGCTCGAACGAGATCCAGCGCAACATCATCGCCAAGGCGGTCCTGGGATTGTAG